The genome window aaaAATGATTGCACTGTGAAGACGCACCTGTTTAGTCCCGCTGGTACCTATAATAAGTTTCTTTAATGATTTTATCCTTCTacccttctcctctcctcttccttttcTCCTCCAGACATGGCCTCAGCAAACATTTCCCGATCCGAAGACCAGTTTTTGTGCTCAATCTGTCTGGATGTTTTCAACGAACCCGTCTCCACTCCCTGCGGACACAACTACTGCAAGGGCTGCATCTCAGGCTACTGGGCCTCCAGTGACTTCAGCCAGTGTCCGCTGTGCAACGAGACCTTCCAAAGAGCCCCCGAGTTGCAAGTCAACACTGATTTCAGAGACATGTTGGAGCTTTTCAAGAGGTCGAGAGTTTCCCGTGACGACAGCGGTTCCCCAGCCGGGCCTGGGGAGGTGCCCTGCGACCTGTGCCATGGCATGAAGCGTAAGGCTGTGAAATCCTGCCTGAATTGTTTGGTCTCTTACTGCAATGCTCACCTGGAGCCACATCGCACGGTTCAGGCCTTTAAAAGGCACGAGCTGATCAGCCCCGTGGAGACCCTCGAGGACAGGTTGTGCAAGAAACACAACAAGGCGATGGAGTTTTTCTGCAGGGAAGACCAGAGCTGTGTTTGCTTTGTGTGCTTGAGGGAAGACCATGTAACGCACAAAGCCGTCTCTTTAGAGGAAGAGTTTAAGGAGCGGAAAACTACGCTCAAGTGTGCGAAAAGGCAAGTCAAGCACGCCGTAAACGAGAAATGCAACATGGTTACGAGGATTCAGAACTCGATGGTGCAAGGCCGTCAGGAAGTGGACAGAACGAAGGCAGAAACTGATAAGGCCGTCGCCGCTTTGGTGGCTTCGATTGAGACCAAAAAGGTGAAATTGATGAAGCTGTTGGAGGAGAAGCAGAAAGCAGCCGAGCAGCAGGCTCAAGCACTCATCAAACGACTGCAGCTGGAGATCGCGTCGCACAATCGGACGTCTACGGAGCTCGAAGAGCTCTCGAGGACAGAAGACGACTTTAAACTCCTCCAGGACCTCCCATCCGTCTCCTCCCCTTCAAACGCAACACTCAAAACTAGCTTCACGGTCCAAAGTCTCCTGCAGATAGAGACGGTGAAGAGTGCGGTGGCCAAGATAGAGGAGACGCTCAACCAACAGATGGAGAACATTATCAACGAAGTCAATCTGGCGACGGAGGAACGGATGCAAACCCAAACGGAGAATGTGTTTGACGATGAGCTCGGGAAAATCCAGGAGCAGTATGCAATAGAAGTGACTCTGGACCCGGACACAGCACACCCCTCCCTTATCGTCTCAGAGGACAGGAAACAAGTGAGCGATGGAGGCGCAAAGAGGAACCTCCCCGACAACCCCACGAGGTTTGACTCCCTCCATTTCGTCCGTGGAAGTGAGGGGTTTTCCTCCGGCAAGTTCTACTACGAAGTAACGCTCAAAGGACAAACGGGATGGGAAGTCGGAGTGGTAAGAGAGTCCATCAGTCATAAGGGCGTTGATTTGTCCCTCAGTCCTGAGAACGGATGCTGGACATTGGGGTTGTATTGGGGCCAACTCCAGGCTAACGCAAATCCCGCTGTCATGCTGCCCTCGATTAAAGAGCTCCAGAAGATTGGCGTGTTTGTGGATTACGAAGGAGCGTTGGTTTCTTTCTATGACGTAGATACTAGGGCTCTGGTCTACTCCTTTACAGGATGTGTCTTCGCTGCAAGTGTAACACTTCTGAGGAGTTTTATACCGTTCAGGTCAAAGACCAGGATCTACCCGCTGTTCAGACCCAGCGCTATGGAGGGGAGCGCTCTCCTGCAGATCTCGCCTGTCAAATGTGCAAAAGGAAAGTAGTAATCTAGTCAAACTCGAGCCCTACTCGCACAGAGAAGGTTAAAGTGgctatattatgctcattttcaggttcataattgtgtcgtgggtgggctttcggttctgtgacacgcgggaaagaaaaaaacaactatagcaagtgtgacaagcgggacgtgtaccccggtctcctgggtggtagtcctgtgtttgacccatccacccccccaaccaacctccttacatactcctctctaaatcctatctaactgctgctctctccgGTGCGTTACAccaacacgctgaaagacgcctttttcgtcgcatcagacgctgacagccactgtccaaacgtccttattttacgagttcggattgagaactgtcactaacccccacccccctcccccaaccatcttggtgattggctggagtggtttgttgtattttggtgcctatcctgtgcctctagtgtttgtttgacgtttacgacccctgtgttgtctcccaaGACCGGGCTTcttcacggtgtgttcagggggcaggcagctagcggatcaggGAGAGACACCTACGATTTGAGACTAAAATGAAATCACGCTGAAACCATGTGGGAACTCATAGTGCATCTTTACGCCCCAATGGACGAGAGCAGGTAGTTCATTCTGAtaagctaagtttccatccacttgtcaatcgaattatctgaagttcggtaaaaaaaactcgtgcgaataaagctggtgaaagtgtgtttccatccaacgactttaaagcgaataaaaacctgttgcgtaatgacgtcacatgctgttttgcggtcaaattggtatatcgaattgatttgagacattttaaggcgtttccattcattttctcactgaatcgcacaacattcaagcaaccatttgcgaacaaagttttgctagacaaaatggatcgcgccatctaccaacaaatgatcaatactgcacaagttgtaatagtgcttatgtgccagctgatagcgacatatcaagctataataagaaaacaacgacgctatcaacacattgctgtgatgatgcagatgcagatgcacgtacatgcccgacgacaacggaggcggcctgtggtgtgggaacgacatGACCTCCCAGCGTCCTCTCCTCTTCATGCTCCCTTACTGTTGGTCGAGGGTTTGCAGGATGGGGACTGCGGACCTGAGGAGCCACTGGGCGCTGGGGCCGCAGAGACTGTTTAGATTATCTTGTTTAGGATAAGAGCCCCAGTGTTTCAACAAACGAAAATCAACACCTACAGTAAGATATGCTTTTGTGTTTACCTGTACATGTGTTACAGCTGACAGACATGAGAGCCTTCAGAActatgttttgtgtctttgatTGATGGTGGTCACAGTGTGTAACTACAACAATGTGTATTTTGAAATGCTgttccagtccctccaggaaaacgcgattatgcaatcgcataattcaatgcataatcagccaaagtcctcatatttatgcgggggccgcattttttccaaatacgccgcactttcgccgcataaattgccaatttccgcgcaaaatatgcggggcttgcatgatttcataatcctcgcattttcgttgcaaaaaagtcacacatatatcttagcagaaagttgaaaaatgttgcgtttacttcacacaagagcagccgtttccccctgttgccatgggaacgttatgaagtgacgtaattacgcgacgtgaacatcatcgaaaagctgcaaaccccgcgatgaagccacgatgaaaccgcagtttttgcaagttcccgcaatttcatcgcataaaattgcatcaatattccgcatattccatcgcattttttaagaaaacgtgccgcataatcaaggattcttgcccgcaacaatcacaaaaaaacctctgcatttttctggaaggactgtctagccttgtctgtacatatgtatgttttccataaacataaaacataaatatatactgatctgattacagcaaagacaacgtcggcagtattgacggcaaaagaGGCCACAGAATATTTGAAAGGTGCAacatttgaaaatcgataattatttttattttattttttaaattacatttctatctgcatttatgtcaaaacctcgagactttcaaacatcaacatgtcatttattaatatgtatttgtgtcaaaatgacatataaacatctttaaacaacttttcgtattctattttgcctgaaaacgcttccaacacgcttgcgtgtcgcgtgaaaaatagccGTGTCTTTGATTGATGGTGTACACCGCCCTCCTGTGGTCACAGTGTGTAACTACAATGTGTATTTTTGAAATGCTATTGTGTCTGTTTTTTACGCTTTTGTTTTCGCGAGGCGGCCACACTCTTATCTGCCCTCTGGTGGCTACAGTCTATAACTACGCGCCTGTTAAAAAATAGACAGAGATGTCTGTCACTGATCCTTGTGGGACCCCACATGTAACCCTCAATACTCAAGACTTCTTGTTGTTTAATTGGACATATTGGTATCTATTTTCCAGGTagagtcatgtgaacaaattaggacacccatgctaaagttgactaaaaagaagaataaaaaaacatcttttggaaattgatcttaatgccttaattaaaaaaatgaggaaaaatccaacctttaaggacaccaattttctttgtgaatgaataatgtatcatgaataaataaatgttcttccttaaaatacagggggcataagtcagtacacccctatgttaaattcccatagaggcaggcagatttttatttttaaaggccagttatttcatggatccaggatactatgcatcctgataaagttcccttggcctttggaattaaaatagccccacatcatcacatccccttcaccatacctagagattggcatggggtactttccataaaatcatctctcaatgcaaatcaaaccagctattaggctaactgaaataaaaccatgccaatctctaggtatggtgaaggggatgtgatgatgtgggggtatggtgaagggtacctagagagcaagagagtaagcgtctcctcacaacctgtagctcctatggcgccatttcgatgctaacaagccatcaccccccgttagcatcccattgactcccattcattttggcgtcactttgacagcgaataactttacatctgaagagtttaaagactctatttgtccgttgtttatttctaaagaaacacgacaatgtataaaaggctccattaccttgtacctcacgttatggctccgtagcagacgtttttataaaaataggataacgattgtgtcataaccacgagacttactgtctcatagtagaggaattaccgtatagtacaggagaagctctcaggcagtttggacttccattagctgtttaagtgtaattactaatgttaacgttTCCGTTGTTTGGAAAGAAAATTTAATTCGGATTTTATATACCTGGGCAGTGCACCCAAGTAGAACCAATGATTGGGAAACTCTGCTAACCTCAGTAGTGTGGACGTGAGGTGTAAACATAGCAAcagattttcattaaaaaaatgttaaatagtgTTAGGTAACCACCCAGGCTTAAAGAAATGGATTGTTGACAAGTAACCAAAATAGCTCAGAATTACATGAAATCAATGCGTTGTTAAAGTGGTATTGCacaatttataaatccaggataaccgatTAAGcaaggcttgacctagtctgaTCAGAGCATCCTGGCGGCggggaggagagactaggtctagtcaggctgaggaggagagactaggtctagtcaggctgaggaggagagactaggtcgagtcaggatgaggaggagagactaggtcgagtcagactgaggaggagagactaggtctagtcaggctgaggaggagagactaggtcgagtcagactgaggaggagagactaggtctagtcaggatgaggaggagagactaggtcgagtcagactgaggaggagagactaggtcgagtcaggatgaggaggagagactaggtcgagtcagactgaggaggagagactaggtcgagtcagactgaggaggagagactaggtcgagtcaggatgaggaggagagactaggtcgagtcaggatgaggaggagagactaggtcgagtcaggatgaggaggagagactaggtcgagtcagactgaggaggagagactaggtcgagtcaggatgaggaggagagactaggtcgagtcagactgaggaggagagactaggtctagtcaggctgaggaggagagactaggtctagtcaggatgaggaggaggagagactaggtcgagacccgatgaggaggagagactaggtcgagacaggatgaggaggaggagagactaggtcgagacccgatgaggaggaggagagactaggtcgagtcaggatgaggaggagagactaggtcgagtcaggctgaggaggaggagagactaggtcgagacaggatgaggaggaggagagactaggtcgagacccgatgaggaggaggagagactaggtcgagtcaggatgaggaggagagactaggtcgagtcaggctgaggaggagagactaggtcgagtcaggctgaggaggagagactaggtcgagtcaggctgaggaggagagactaggtcgagtcaggctgaggaggagagactaggtcgagacaggatgaggaggagagactaggtcgagtcaggatgaggaggagagactaggtcgagacaggatgaggaggaggagagactaggtcgagtcaggatgaggagagaCAGACGTGGTCCTTGTATGGATAATCTATTGTCACACCCGTGTTTTTTGAGAGGTAATATTTCAGAAATATGTCCGTTATCTGTATTTTCGAGGCTTTCGCAGCCGGAGGaaatttttttctcttcctcctctaaaTCCTGTTTTTAATCTATGTCACACCCACGTTGGAGAAATTCTCAGAAATATGTccgttatctgttcaaaaataccACTAGATAAAATACgcgaataaaagttacagtgcagtataagaaattaaacattaaagagcagttagagAATGTCATACAGTGTCCTCAATGCAACGTCAGTATAACATATACATGTAAGGGGAACAACAAAGGATTTCCACTCTTGTCTGTTTTGGGTTTTGGTGTCTTTATAGAGCCCCAGGTGTGACGTAGGGTCTCCAGCTCTCCCTCCACCGCCCTGCGCCAGGTATTCTTGGGTCGGCCTCTTTTACGTTTGCCATCTAGTGTCCAGTGAAGGGCAGTTCGCGTGATGTTTTCTCGCCCTCTACGTATTCCATGTCCAATCCATTTCCATCGCCTTCTCATAATGACGGTAGTCATGTTAACACTGGCTGAGTAGAAGCTGATTGGAGATGGTGTTGGGCCAGAATATTCTCTATTTTACGTAGGCTTTTGGTGTGGAAGGTCGACAGTTTGTGGAGATCGCTTACAGgttgtcagtccctccagaaaaacgcgattatgcgatcgcataattcaatgcataatcagccaaagtccgcatatttatgcggggagccgctttttttcaaatacgccgcactttcgccgcataaattgccgatttccgcgcaaaatatgcggggcttgcatggtttcataatccccgcattttcgttgcaaaaaagtcacacacatatcttagcagaaagttgaaaaatgttgcgtttacttcacacaagagcagccgttttcccctgttgccatgggaacgttatgaagtgacgtaattacgcgacgtgaacatcatggaaaagctgcaaaccccgcgatgaagccacgatgagaccgcagtttttgcaagttcccgcaatttcatcgcataaaattgcataaatatgctgcatattccatcgcattttttaagaaaacgtgccgcataatcaaggatttttgcccgcaacaatcacaaaaaaactcatttttctggaaggactgagttGTTCGCCAGCACTCGTATAGCCGTATAGCAGGGTAGACAGGACACGGTTCTGGTAAAGTCTCAGCTTGGTGTTGGTGCTGTACTGGGCAGACTTCCAGACGTTGTTTAGTCTTTGTAAAGTGTTTCAGGCCTCGCTGCGTCAGCTTGTGATTTCGTTGCCTGTTCCTCCATCATGGCTGACAAAGCTGCTAGGTAAGTGAAATGGTTGGTCATGGGTCGGGTTAGACCAGGAGCGTCAAACTCAAATTCTCTacgggccacactggaaataGAGAATCACATCGAGGGCCAGACAGTTTATTGACAAACGAAATGAAtgaaaaacgttgaaaatagcaccagaaatgtcagaaatagCATCAAAAAATGACGGACAAAGCGCCAAAAACGTTGagaaaagcaccaaaaaatgtcgaacaaaaatgccaaatgttttgaaaataatTACCGAAATATCTAAAAAACGGTaaataacgttgaaaaaagcccACAAAATGTCGGAAATAGCGGAAATAgcggcaaaaatgttgaaaaaagcccacaaaatgttgaaaaaagcccacAAAAGTCGGAAATAGTGgcagaaatgttgaaaaaagcccacaaaatgtcagaaatagcGGAAATAgcggcaaaaatgttgaaaaaagcccacaaaatgtcggaaatagcggcagaaatgttgaaaaaagcccacaaaatgtcggaaatagcggcaaaaatgttgaaaaaagcccacaaaatgtcggaaatagcggcaaaaatgttgaaaaaagcccacaaaatgtcggaaatagcgacagaaatgttgaaaaaagcccacaaaatgtcggaaatagcagcaaaaatgttgaaaaaagcccacaaaatgttgaaaaaaatcccacaaaatgtcagaaatagcggcaaaaatgttgaaaaaagcccacaaaatgtcggaaatagcagcaaaaatgttgtaaaaagcccacaaaatgtcagaaatagcAGAAATAgcggcaaaaatgttgaaaaaagcccacaaaatgtcggaaatagcgacagaaatgttgaaaaaagcccacaaaatgtcagaaatagcagcaaaaatgttgaaaaaggcccacaaaatgtcagaaatagcGGAAATAgcggcaaaaatgttgaaaaaagcccacaaaatgtcagaaatagcagcaaaaatgttgaaaaaagcccacaaaatgttgaaaaaaatcccacaaaatgtcagaaatagcggcaaaaatgttgaaaaaaagcccacaaaatgtcggaaatagcagcaaaaatgttgaaaaaagcccacaaaatgtcagaaatagcAGAAATAgcggcaaaaatgttgaaaaaagcccacaaaatgtcggaaatagcgacagaaatgttgaaaaaagcccacaaaatgtcagaaatagcagcaaaaatgttgaaaaaggcccacaaaatgtcagaaatagcagcaaaaatgttgaaaaaggcccacaaaatgtcagaaatagcGGAAATAgcggcaaaaatgttgaaaaaagcccacaaaatgtcagaaatagcGGAAATAgcggcaaaaatgttgaaaaaagcccacaaaatgtcagaaatagcGGCAAATGCTAGGCAGGCAAAGAGTTATTGTGAACCTGAATTGACATGTGGGATCAAAgtttgcgaggggccggatttggcccgcgggccttgactTTGACACGTGTCATAGACGAAAAATCACTTTTTATAAGAGATTAATTGAAAAATAACCAACATATCAAATTTACTCTTTTAAAtagttttctttgctttttgaCATTGTTTTGTTAGGTGCAAACATGTACATGAATTGTGTGATGTACATCAATAAACGTATTACATGATCCATACAGTATTTATTCCAGACCTTGTAAAACCTGTAAACAtcttaaattgtaatttccccattggggatcaataaagagtataaaaataaaaaataaaaatactttagctgtatgtaaatgtatatcTTACTGCGTGTAAGTGCATTAAGAGTTACAGATTTCATGTTTAAAGTTGTAAAGGTGATGTAATTGAGCATACTGTGGGCATTTTGCCATCATCCATGTGTTTGCGTCTCAATCGAAGGTCAGACTCGCTCTTGTTTCTGATTGGACCAGATGCTGTACAGCCCGCCCCTTTTTCCGCTCCAAGTGGCCTATCGCTGCTCTTTCCTGTCACTCCAAACCACCCCAGCCAATCGGGTGCTTTTGTCCTTTTCACATACGTTAGCCGGGGCAGCTAGTGCTACTATCCAACATGTCGGCTACGTCTGTGTTCCCCATGTGTTTGCGAGCGAGCCGGGGCCTCCTGAGGATCAGGAGCGGGGCAGTTGGTGCCTCTGCCCCGGCTGTGGTGGACATCGTCCGGACTCTCTCTACGGACAAACCGCCGGCCGGAACGGGCAGTGCGACGGGCGGGCTGGCTCAGGCTATCCTCCAGGAGAGGCTCCAGCAGCAGAAGCAGAGTCAGGTGGGTCAGCTAGCCTGCTTATGTCCGCTCGATTTATCCAACGTATCAACATTGTTGGCGGAGTTAGCGAATTCTCTGCAGCTTGTGGACGTAACCCCCGTAGACCCCGCCCACGTGTTTTGCCCATGTACATAAAATCGAAGCCACTTAACTGACATTTCTAGCCTCAAGTTTAAGCTTAAAGCTACTTTACGTCTTCGTATTTTAGCTGACAAACAGACAGTGGCAGACTGCGTTGACTATATACTTTGTGTTACTTGTCACGATGAATGTCACCTTCGTAGAAAGTACGTTTCGGCTCCGTTTTACGTTTCTGCTGAATGAATGAACCTGAGATTAGGGAAGCTAAcaggttagcatgctaacgttagcatgcgttttttttttttacagggactggaaggctgtctgtctgtctgtctgtaacgcTTGTAAAATACACAGTTTAACAGTCATTCCCTGAACCCAGCCATTACCTTTTTACTAACCGAATAAGTACATTACGTGTGCTGTTTTTGCTGTGGTTAGCTGTGACAGTTAGCATCAGTTTAAGCTGTCTGTAATGGTGAGGTTTCTGCTCCTAATTAGCTACTAACTAACGTTAACTGTGTCTCACAGAAGCCTAATTAATGTGTAGCAGCTGTTAGATAAAGTGTGTTGACAGACACGGTGTGTTTGCTGTGAAGGTCAAGAACAGGCACCCCCCCCCTCTCATGTACCCTCCCCCTTTTCTCCCCGCGTTCAGTTAACGTTAAACCTCCCCAAAAAGTGCTCGCAGCCCCTACCTTGTGATTTCAATCATGAGGCGTATGTGTGACAGAATATAGCCCGCTCGGTACTTTTACCATCAAAATACCATTTTTATAGAAGCGATACAACCATAAGATGTACTTTTGCACTTGCCAaaaattggtgtgtgtgtctgtctgtgtgtgtgtgtc of Sander lucioperca isolate FBNREF2018 chromosome 5, SLUC_FBN_1.2, whole genome shotgun sequence contains these proteins:
- the LOC116053129 gene encoding E3 ubiquitin-protein ligase TRIM39-like, whose product is MASANISRSEDQFLCSICLDVFNEPVSTPCGHNYCKGCISGYWASSDFSQCPLCNETFQRAPELQVNTDFRDMLELFKRSRVSRDDSGSPAGPGEVPCDLCHGMKRKAVKSCLNCLVSYCNAHLEPHRTVQAFKRHELISPVETLEDRLCKKHNKAMEFFCREDQSCVCFVCLREDHVTHKAVSLEEEFKERKTTLKCAKRQVKHAVNEKCNMVTRIQNSMVQGRQEVDRTKAETDKAVAALVASIETKKVKLMKLLEEKQKAAEQQAQALIKRLQLEIASHNRTSTELEELSRTEDDFKLLQDLPSVSSPSNATLKTSFTVQSLLQIETVKSAVAKIEETLNQQMENIINEVNLATEERMQTQTENVFDDELGKIQEQYAIEVTLDPDTAHPSLIVSEDRKQVSDGGAKRNLPDNPTRFDSLHFVRGSEGFSSGKFYYEVTLKGQTGWEVGVVRESISHKGVDLSLSPENGCWTLGLYWGQLQANANPAVMLPSIKELQKIGVFVDYEGALVSFYDVDTRALVYSFTGCVFAASVTLLRSFIPFRSKTRIYPLFRPSAMEGSALLQISPVKCAKGK